In Topomyia yanbarensis strain Yona2022 chromosome 2, ASM3024719v1, whole genome shotgun sequence, one DNA window encodes the following:
- the LOC131683309 gene encoding aldehyde dehydrogenase, mitochondrial isoform X2: protein MDASKRGQLLYKLADLLERDRVYLASLETLDNGKPYFMSYNVDLPMAINNLRYYAGWADKNHGKVIPMDGEFFAYTRHEPVGVCAQIIPWNFPILMAAWKFGPALATGNTVVLKPAEQTSLTALYMAQLTKEAGFPPGVVNVVPGYGDAGAALVEHNDVNKVAFTGSTEVGKKIQQGSGCSNLKKTTLELGGKSPNIILADADMKHAVETSHFGLFFNMGQCCCAGSRTFIEDKIYDEFVERSAERAKKRTVGNPFDLTTEHGPQVDKAQFDKILDLIDTGKKQGAKLVAGGYRYEGLPGYFIQPTVFADVEDNMTIAREEIFGPVQQLIRFKSLDEVIERANDTDYGLAAAVFSTDIDKVNYLVQGLRAGTVWVNTYNVLSAQTPFGGYKMSGHGRENGEYGLQAYTEVKSVITRIPVKNS from the exons ATGGATGCTTCAAAACGTGGTCAATTGCTGTACAAACTGGCGGATCTTTTGGAAAGGGATCGCGTATATTTAGCG AGCTTGGAGACACTCGATAACGGTAAGCCGTACTTTATGTCGTACAATGTAGACCTGCCAATGGCCATCAATAACCTTCGTTATTACGCTGGATGGGCTGACAAGAATCACGGAAAGGTTATTCCTATGGATGGCGAATTTTTTGCCTACACGCGGCACGAGCCGGTAGGTGTTTGCGCTCAAATTATTCCATGGAATTTTCCAATTCTAATGGCAGCTTGGAAGTTTGGACCAGCATTGGCAACTGGAAACACTGTTGTGTTAAAACCGGCTGAGCAAACTAGCCTAACCGCACTCTATATGGCACAACTGACCAAAGAAGCAGGATTTCCACCAGGTGTAGTCAATGTTGTACCAGGGTATGGTGATGCAGGTGCTGCTCTAGTTGAGCACAATGACGTGAATAAAGTCGCATTTACTGGTTCAACTGAAGTTGGCAAAAAAATACAACAAGGTTCTGGGTGtagcaatttgaaaaaaacaacATTGGAACTTGGCGGTAAGAGTCCTAATATCATTCTTGCCGACGCCGATATGAAGCACGCAGTCGAGACATCACACTTTGGattatttttcaatatgggtCAATGCTGCTGTGCCGGTTCTCGTACCTTTATTGAGGATAAGATTTACGATGAGTTTGTAGAACGTAGCGCTGAGCGTGCTAAAAAACGTACAGTTGGTAACCCTTTTGACCTGACAACTGAGCATGGCCCTCAAGTAGATAAGGCACAATTCGATAAGATATTAGATTTGATCGATACAGGCAAAAAACAAGGTGCAAAATTGGTTGCAGGCGGTTACCGATATGAAGGACTTCCAGGATACTTCATTCAACCGACTGTTTTTGCTGATGTTGAAGATAACATGACGATTGCTCGTGAGGAG ATATTTGGACCAGTTCAGCAACTTATTCGTTTCAAATCTTTGGACGAAGTCATTGAACGTGCGAATGATACCGATTATGGTCTAGCTGCTGCTGTGTTCTCTACTGATATTGACAAGGTAAATTATCTTGTTCAAGGGCTGCGTGCGGGTACTGTTTGGGTAAATACGTACAATGTTTTATCGGCACAAACACCATTTGGTGGATACAAAATGTCCGGACACGGCCGTGAAAACGGTGAATATGGTTTACAAGCATATACCGAGGTAAAAAGTGTTATTACTCGAATTCCTGTGAAAAATTCATAG